The following proteins come from a genomic window of Leclercia sp. AS011:
- the hemG gene encoding menaquinone-dependent protoporphyrinogen IX dehydrogenase, with translation MKTLILFSTRDGQTREIAAFLASELKEQGIYADVINLNRTEEIAWQEYDRVVIGASIRYGHFHPAVDRFVKKHTAMLNSLPGAFFSVNLVARKAEKRTPQTNSYTRKFLLNSPWKPVACAVFAGALRYPRYRWYDRFMIRLIMKMTGGETDTRKEVVYTDWPQVSSFAREIAQLTRNSRL, from the coding sequence GTGAAAACATTAATTCTATTTTCAACGCGCGACGGGCAAACGCGCGAGATTGCCGCTTTTCTGGCGTCTGAGTTAAAAGAGCAGGGCATCTATGCCGACGTCATCAACCTGAACCGCACCGAAGAGATTGCATGGCAGGAGTATGACCGTGTAGTGATCGGCGCATCGATTCGCTACGGCCATTTCCATCCGGCGGTGGATCGTTTTGTGAAAAAGCACACGGCAATGCTGAACAGCCTGCCGGGCGCTTTCTTCTCCGTGAACCTGGTGGCGCGTAAAGCGGAAAAGCGTACCCCGCAGACTAACAGCTACACGCGTAAGTTTTTGCTGAACTCGCCCTGGAAGCCAGTGGCCTGTGCCGTCTTTGCCGGTGCCCTGCGTTACCCGCGCTATCGTTGGTACGATCGCTTTATGATTCGTCTTATTATGAAGATGACCGGCGGTGAAACGGATACACGTAAAGAAGTGGTCTACACCGACTGGCCCCAGGTCTCCAGTTTCGCCCGGGAAATCGCGCAATTAACCCGCAATTCGCGGCTTTAA
- the trkH gene encoding Trk system potassium transporter TrkH has translation MHFRAITRIVGLLVILFSGTMILPGLVALIYRDGAGRAFTQTFFVALMIGSLLWWPNRREKGELKSREGFLIVVLFWTVLGSVGALPFIFSEQPNLTITDAFFESFSGLTTTGATTLVGLDSLPHAILFYRQMLQWFGGMGIIVLAVAILPILGVGGMQLYRAEMPGPLKDNKMRPRIAETAKTLWLIYVLLTVACALALWFAGMPAFDAIGHSFATIAIGGFSTHDASIGYFDSPTINTIIAVFLLISGCNYGLHFSLLSGRNLKVYWRDPEFRMFIGVQLTLVAICTLVLWLHDVYASAVTTLNQAFFQVVSMATTAGFTTDSIARWPLFLPVLLLCSAFIGGCAGSTGGGLKVIRILLLFKQGNRELKRLVHPNAVYSIKLGNRALPERILEAVWGFFSAYALVFIVSMLAIIATGVDDFSAFASVVATLNNLGPGLGVVADNFASMNPTAKWILIANMLFGRLEVFTLLVLFTPTFWRE, from the coding sequence ATGCATTTTCGTGCCATAACCCGAATCGTTGGATTGCTGGTCATACTCTTCTCCGGGACGATGATCCTCCCCGGACTGGTGGCGCTTATTTATCGGGATGGTGCGGGCCGGGCCTTTACACAGACCTTTTTCGTCGCGCTGATGATTGGCTCCCTGCTGTGGTGGCCTAACCGCCGTGAGAAAGGGGAGCTGAAATCCCGCGAAGGCTTCCTTATCGTGGTGCTGTTCTGGACCGTGCTGGGCAGCGTGGGGGCATTGCCCTTCATCTTCTCTGAACAGCCCAACCTGACGATCACCGATGCGTTCTTTGAATCCTTTTCCGGGCTGACGACTACCGGGGCCACCACGCTGGTGGGGCTGGACTCGCTTCCTCATGCCATCCTTTTCTACCGGCAGATGCTGCAGTGGTTTGGCGGGATGGGGATCATCGTCTTAGCTGTCGCTATTCTGCCGATACTGGGTGTCGGGGGGATGCAGCTCTACCGGGCCGAGATGCCGGGGCCGCTGAAAGATAACAAGATGCGGCCGCGTATCGCCGAGACGGCTAAAACCCTGTGGCTCATCTATGTACTGCTGACCGTCGCCTGTGCGCTGGCGCTGTGGTTTGCCGGGATGCCGGCCTTTGATGCTATCGGCCATAGCTTTGCCACCATCGCGATCGGGGGGTTCTCAACCCATGATGCCAGCATCGGCTATTTTGACAGCCCGACGATCAACACCATCATTGCGGTATTCCTTCTGATCTCCGGCTGTAACTACGGTCTGCACTTCTCTTTACTCAGTGGCCGTAACCTGAAGGTTTACTGGCGCGATCCGGAATTCCGCATGTTTATCGGCGTGCAGCTGACGCTGGTGGCGATCTGCACCCTGGTGCTGTGGTTACACGATGTCTATGCCTCGGCGGTGACTACGCTGAACCAGGCCTTCTTCCAGGTGGTGTCGATGGCGACGACCGCAGGTTTTACCACCGACAGCATTGCGCGCTGGCCGCTCTTCCTGCCGGTCCTGCTGCTCTGTTCGGCCTTTATCGGCGGCTGTGCCGGGTCGACGGGGGGCGGCTTGAAAGTGATCCGTATTCTGCTGCTGTTTAAACAGGGTAACCGCGAGCTTAAACGTCTGGTGCACCCGAATGCGGTCTACAGCATCAAGCTGGGTAACCGCGCGCTACCGGAACGTATTCTCGAAGCGGTGTGGGGGTTCTTCTCCGCCTACGCGCTGGTCTTTATCGTCAGCATGCTGGCGATTATCGCCACGGGCGTGGATGACTTCTCGGCGTTCGCTTCTGTTGTCGCCACACTGAATAACCTGGGACCCGGCCTTGGCGTGGTCGCAGATAACTTTGCCAGCATGAATCCGACCGCGAAGTGGATCCTGATTGCCAACATGCTGTTCGGGCGTCTTGAGGTCTTTACGCTGTTGGTCCTCTTTACCCCAACATTCTGGCGCGAATAA
- a CDS encoding IMPACT family protein, which translates to MESWLIPAAPVTFTEEIKKSRFITLLAHTDGVEAAKAFVESVRAEHPDARHHCVAWVAGPPDDSQKLGFSDDGEPAGTAGKPMLSQLMGSGIGEITAVVVRYYGGVLLGTGGLVKAYGGGVQQALNHLTTIRKTPLTEYTLLCDYAQLSGIEALLKQYQGLIVHSDYQATVQLRVALPQASLPVFSAKLADFSRGSLQLRPIEE; encoded by the coding sequence ATGGAAAGCTGGCTCATACCGGCAGCGCCGGTCACCTTTACGGAAGAGATCAAAAAGAGCCGTTTCATCACGCTGTTGGCCCATACCGACGGCGTGGAGGCGGCAAAAGCTTTTGTTGAGTCAGTACGGGCAGAACATCCTGACGCCCGCCACCACTGTGTGGCATGGGTGGCCGGGCCGCCTGATGATTCACAAAAGCTCGGGTTCTCGGATGATGGTGAACCGGCGGGCACGGCGGGCAAACCGATGCTCTCTCAGTTAATGGGCAGCGGCATTGGCGAAATCACCGCCGTCGTGGTGCGTTACTACGGCGGCGTATTACTCGGAACAGGCGGGCTGGTTAAGGCCTATGGCGGCGGCGTCCAGCAGGCGCTGAATCACCTGACAACGATCCGCAAAACGCCACTTACCGAATATACTTTATTGTGCGATTACGCCCAGTTATCCGGCATCGAAGCGTTGCTGAAGCAGTATCAGGGCCTGATTGTGCACAGTGATTACCAGGCGACGGTGCAATTGCGTGTGGCGCTACCCCAAGCGTCGCTTCCGGTATTCTCAGCAAAACTGGCTGATTTTAGTCGTGGTTCGTTGCAATTACGGCCGATTGAAGAATAA
- the pepQ gene encoding Xaa-Pro dipeptidase, with amino-acid sequence MDSLAALYKNHIVTLQERTRDVLARFKLDALLIHSGELFNVFLDDHAYPFKVNPQFKAWVPVTQVPNCWLLVDGVNKPKLWFYLPVDYWHNVEPLPTSFWTEEIEVIALPKADGIGSQLPTARGNMAYIGPVPERARSLEIAADNINPKGVIDYLHYYRSYKTDYELACMREAQKTAVNGHRAAHEAFLSGMSEFDINQAYLTATGHRDTDVPYSNIVALNEHAAVLHYTKLDHRAPSEMRSFLLDAGAEYNGYAADLTRTWAGNSDTEFAQLIKDVNEEQLALIATMKAGVSYVDYHVQFHQRIAKLLRKHQIVSDMSEEAMVENDLTGPFMPHGIGHPLGLQVHDTAGFMQDDTGTHLAAPSKYPYLRCTRILQPRMVLTIEPGIYFIESLLAPWREGQFSKHFNWQKIEALKPFGGIRIEDNVVIHENGTENMTRDLKLA; translated from the coding sequence ATGGACTCACTGGCCGCGCTGTATAAAAATCACATTGTTACGTTACAGGAACGTACCCGCGACGTACTGGCCCGCTTTAAGCTGGATGCCTTACTCATCCACTCCGGCGAGCTGTTTAATGTCTTTCTCGACGATCACGCCTATCCCTTCAAGGTTAACCCGCAATTTAAAGCCTGGGTGCCGGTAACCCAGGTTCCCAATTGCTGGTTGCTGGTGGATGGCGTGAACAAGCCAAAACTGTGGTTCTACCTGCCGGTGGATTACTGGCACAACGTGGAACCGCTGCCGACCTCCTTCTGGACGGAAGAAATTGAGGTGATTGCCCTGCCGAAAGCTGACGGCATTGGCAGCCAGTTACCAACCGCCCGCGGCAACATGGCCTATATTGGCCCGGTACCGGAACGTGCGCGCAGTCTGGAGATCGCTGCGGATAACATCAACCCGAAAGGCGTTATCGACTATCTGCACTACTATCGCTCCTATAAGACCGACTATGAGCTGGCATGCATGCGCGAAGCGCAAAAAACCGCGGTCAACGGCCACCGTGCGGCGCACGAAGCCTTCCTGTCCGGCATGAGCGAGTTCGACATTAACCAGGCCTACCTGACCGCCACCGGCCATCGTGATACCGACGTGCCGTACAGCAACATCGTGGCGCTGAATGAGCATGCGGCAGTGCTGCACTACACCAAACTCGATCACCGCGCGCCGTCTGAAATGCGCAGCTTCCTGCTGGATGCCGGTGCGGAGTACAACGGCTATGCCGCTGACCTGACCCGCACCTGGGCCGGCAACAGCGATACCGAGTTCGCCCAGCTGATCAAAGACGTCAATGAAGAGCAGCTGGCTCTGATCGCTACCATGAAGGCCGGCGTGAGCTACGTGGATTACCACGTTCAGTTCCATCAGCGTATTGCGAAGCTGCTGCGTAAGCATCAGATCGTCAGCGATATGAGCGAAGAGGCGATGGTGGAAAACGACCTGACCGGACCGTTTATGCCGCACGGTATCGGCCATCCGCTGGGTCTGCAGGTGCACGACACCGCTGGCTTTATGCAGGATGACACCGGTACCCATCTGGCGGCACCGTCCAAATATCCTTACCTGCGCTGCACCCGCATCCTGCAGCCGCGCATGGTGTTGACCATCGAGCCGGGCATCTACTTTATTGAGTCTCTGCTGGCGCCGTGGCGCGAAGGGCAGTTCAGCAAGCACTTCAACTGGCAGAAAATTGAGGCGCTGAAGCCGTTTGGTGGCATCCGTATCGAAGATAACGTGGTGATCCACGAAAACGGTACGGAAAACATGACGCGAGACCTGAAGCTGGCGTAA
- the fadB gene encoding fatty acid oxidation complex subunit alpha FadB has translation MLYKGDTLYVDWLEGGIAELVFDAPGSVNKLDTATVASLGHALDVLEKQADLKGLLLRSEKAAFIVGADITEFLSLFLVPQEQLSQWLHFANSVFNRLEDLPVPTIAAVNGYALGGGCECVLATDYRLATPDLRIGLPETKLGIMPGFGGSVRLPRLLGADSALEIIAAGKDVGADQALKLGLVDGVVKPEKLQEGALTILRQAINGDLDWKAKRQPKLEPLHLSKIEATMSFTIAKGMVMQTAGKHYPAPITAVKTIEAAARLSRDEALQLENQSFVPLAHTNEARALVGIFLNDQFVKGKAKQLTKNVETPKQAAVLGAGIMGGGIAYQSAWKGVPVVMKDINEKSLNLGMTEAAKLLNKQLERGKIDGLKLSGVISTIHPTLEYSGFDRVDVVVEAVVENPKVKKAVLAETEDKVRPDTVLASNTSTIPISELASVLKRPENFCGMHFFNPVHRMPLVEVIRGEKTSDETLAKVVAWASKMGKTPIVVNDCPGFFVNRVLFPYFAGFSQLLRDGADFRKIDKVMEKQFGWPMGPAYLLDVVGIDTAHHAQAVMAAGFPQRMQKDYRDAIDALFESNRYGQKNGLGFWRYKEDSKGKPKKEEDAAVDSLLAEVSHAKRDFSDEEIIARMMIPMVNEVVRCLEEGIIASPAEADMALVYGLGFPPFHGGAFRWLDTLGSARYLDMTQQYEHLGALYQAPEGLRTKARNNEAYYPPVEPARPVGALKTA, from the coding sequence ATGCTCTACAAAGGCGACACCCTGTACGTAGACTGGCTGGAAGGTGGCATTGCCGAACTGGTGTTCGACGCCCCCGGCTCAGTGAATAAACTGGACACCGCAACCGTGGCCAGCCTTGGACATGCGCTGGACGTGCTTGAAAAACAAGCCGATTTAAAAGGTCTGCTGCTGCGTTCCGAAAAAGCGGCATTTATCGTCGGCGCAGACATCACCGAATTCCTCTCCCTGTTCCTGGTGCCCCAGGAGCAGCTGAGCCAGTGGCTGCATTTTGCCAACAGCGTCTTTAACCGCCTGGAAGATCTGCCGGTCCCGACGATCGCTGCGGTCAACGGCTATGCCCTCGGCGGCGGCTGCGAATGCGTGCTGGCGACTGATTACCGTCTGGCCACGCCGGATCTGCGCATTGGTCTGCCGGAAACCAAGCTGGGCATTATGCCGGGCTTTGGCGGCTCGGTCCGACTGCCGCGCCTGCTGGGTGCTGACAGCGCCCTGGAGATCATTGCGGCCGGTAAAGACGTGGGTGCCGATCAGGCGTTAAAACTCGGTCTGGTGGATGGCGTGGTCAAGCCTGAAAAACTGCAGGAAGGGGCGCTGACTATTCTGCGTCAGGCGATCAACGGCGACCTCGACTGGAAAGCGAAACGTCAGCCGAAGCTGGAGCCGCTGCACTTAAGTAAAATTGAAGCCACCATGAGTTTCACCATCGCCAAAGGCATGGTGATGCAGACGGCGGGTAAACACTATCCGGCGCCGATCACCGCGGTGAAAACCATCGAAGCTGCCGCGCGTCTGAGCCGTGACGAAGCACTGCAATTAGAAAACCAAAGTTTTGTCCCGCTGGCTCACACCAACGAAGCCCGCGCGCTGGTCGGTATTTTCCTCAACGATCAGTTCGTGAAGGGTAAAGCGAAGCAGCTCACCAAAAATGTCGAGACGCCAAAACAGGCGGCGGTACTGGGCGCAGGCATCATGGGCGGCGGCATCGCCTACCAGTCGGCGTGGAAAGGCGTGCCGGTGGTGATGAAAGACATCAACGAGAAATCGCTGAACCTGGGCATGACCGAAGCGGCCAAGCTGCTGAACAAACAGCTGGAACGCGGCAAGATTGATGGCCTGAAGCTCTCCGGCGTCATCTCCACCATCCATCCGACGCTGGAATACAGCGGGTTCGATCGCGTGGATGTGGTCGTCGAAGCGGTGGTCGAAAACCCGAAAGTGAAAAAAGCGGTGCTGGCGGAGACAGAAGACAAGGTACGCCCGGATACGGTGCTGGCCTCCAACACCTCTACTATTCCAATCAGCGAACTGGCGAGCGTCCTTAAGCGTCCGGAAAACTTCTGCGGTATGCACTTCTTTAACCCGGTGCACCGTATGCCGCTGGTTGAAGTGATCCGCGGGGAGAAAACCTCTGACGAAACCCTCGCCAAAGTGGTGGCCTGGGCCAGCAAGATGGGCAAAACCCCGATTGTGGTTAACGACTGCCCGGGCTTCTTCGTCAACCGCGTGCTGTTCCCGTACTTCGCCGGTTTCAGCCAGCTGCTGCGTGACGGGGCGGATTTCCGCAAGATCGACAAAGTGATGGAAAAACAGTTCGGCTGGCCGATGGGCCCGGCCTATCTGCTGGATGTGGTCGGGATTGATACCGCCCACCACGCCCAGGCGGTGATGGCGGCAGGTTTCCCGCAGCGGATGCAAAAAGATTACCGCGATGCTATCGATGCCCTGTTCGAATCGAACCGCTACGGTCAGAAAAACGGCCTCGGCTTCTGGCGTTATAAAGAAGACAGCAAAGGCAAGCCGAAGAAAGAGGAAGACGCCGCCGTGGATAGCCTGCTGGCAGAGGTCAGCCACGCGAAGCGCGATTTCAGCGACGAAGAGATTATCGCCCGCATGATGATCCCGATGGTCAACGAAGTGGTGCGTTGTCTTGAAGAGGGCATTATCGCCAGCCCTGCGGAAGCGGATATGGCGCTGGTCTACGGCCTGGGCTTCCCTCCGTTCCACGGCGGCGCGTTCCGCTGGCTGGATACGCTGGGCAGCGCCCGCTATCTGGATATGACGCAGCAGTATGAGCATCTCGGCGCGCTGTATCAGGCTCCGGAAGGACTGCGTACCAAAGCGCGTAATAATGAAGCGTACTATCCCCCGGTTGAGCCTGCCCGTCCGGTTGGCGCACTGAAAACGGCTTAA
- the fadA gene encoding acetyl-CoA C-acyltransferase FadA: MEQVVIVDAIRTPMGRSKGGAFRNVRAEDLSAHLMRSLLARNPALDATALDDIYWGCVQQTLEQGFNIARNAALLAEIPHSVPAVTVNRLCGSSMQALHDAARMIMTGDAQVCMIGGVEHMGHVPMNHGVDFHPGMSRTVAKAAGMMGLTAEMLSRLHGISREMQDSFAARSHARAWAATQSGAFKNEILPTGGHDADGVLKQFYFDEVIRPETTVEALSTLKPAFDPVTGTVTAGSSSALSDGAAAMLVMSESRARELGLTPRARIRSMAVVGCDPSIMGYGPVPASKLALKKAGLATSDIDLFEMNEAFAAQILPCIKDLGLMDQIDEKINLNGGAIALGHPLGCSGARISTTLINLMERKDAQFGLATMCIGLGQGIATVFERV; the protein is encoded by the coding sequence ATGGAACAGGTTGTCATTGTCGATGCAATTCGCACCCCGATGGGCCGTTCGAAGGGCGGCGCATTTCGTAACGTGCGCGCGGAAGATCTCTCCGCGCATTTAATGCGTAGCCTGCTGGCGCGCAACCCGGCGCTGGACGCTACCGCGCTGGACGATATCTACTGGGGCTGCGTGCAGCAGACGCTGGAGCAGGGCTTTAACATCGCCCGTAACGCGGCGCTGCTGGCGGAAATCCCGCATTCGGTACCGGCAGTCACCGTCAACCGCCTGTGCGGTTCATCGATGCAGGCCCTGCACGATGCGGCACGGATGATCATGACCGGCGATGCGCAGGTGTGCATGATTGGCGGCGTGGAGCACATGGGCCATGTGCCGATGAACCACGGCGTCGATTTCCACCCAGGCATGAGCCGCACCGTGGCGAAAGCCGCGGGCATGATGGGGCTGACCGCAGAAATGCTCTCCCGCCTGCACGGCATCAGCCGCGAAATGCAGGACAGCTTTGCCGCCCGCTCCCACGCCCGTGCCTGGGCTGCGACGCAGTCCGGTGCGTTCAAAAATGAAATTCTGCCGACCGGCGGTCACGACGCCGACGGCGTGCTGAAGCAGTTCTACTTCGACGAAGTGATCCGTCCGGAAACCACCGTTGAAGCGCTCTCGACGCTGAAACCGGCCTTTGATCCGGTGACCGGTACCGTGACGGCGGGCAGCTCTTCTGCTCTGTCCGATGGTGCAGCGGCGATGCTGGTGATGAGCGAAAGTCGCGCCCGCGAGCTGGGCCTGACGCCGCGCGCCCGTATCCGCTCGATGGCGGTGGTGGGTTGCGATCCGTCCATCATGGGTTACGGCCCGGTTCCGGCCTCAAAGCTGGCGCTGAAAAAAGCCGGACTCGCCACCAGCGATATCGACCTCTTCGAGATGAACGAAGCCTTCGCCGCGCAGATCCTGCCGTGCATTAAGGATCTGGGACTGATGGATCAGATCGACGAGAAGATTAACCTCAACGGCGGTGCCATCGCGCTGGGTCACCCGCTGGGTTGTTCCGGGGCACGTATCAGCACCACGCTGATCAACCTGATGGAACGCAAAGATGCTCAGTTTGGTCTGGCGACCATGTGTATCGGCCTGGGTCAGGGGATCGCGACGGTATTTGAGAGAGTGTAA
- the fre gene encoding NAD(P)H-flavin reductase, whose amino-acid sequence MTTLSCKVTSVDAITDTVYRVRLVPESAFSFRAGQYLMVVMDERDKRPFSMASTPDEQEFIELHIGASELNLYAMAVMDRILKENEIEIDIPHGEAWLRDDEERPLILIAGGTGFSYVRSILLTALARNPDRDITIYWGGREAKHLYDLSELEALSVTHPNLRVEPVVEQPEEGWRGRSGTVLTAVLQDHGTLVNHDIYIAGRFEMAKIARDLFCNERNAREDRLFGDAFAFI is encoded by the coding sequence ATGACAACCTTAAGCTGTAAAGTGACTTCGGTAGACGCTATCACCGACACCGTATATCGCGTCCGTTTAGTACCTGAATCGGCGTTCTCCTTCCGCGCTGGCCAGTATTTAATGGTGGTGATGGATGAGCGGGATAAGCGTCCTTTCTCAATGGCCTCGACGCCGGACGAGCAAGAGTTTATCGAGCTGCACATTGGGGCGTCTGAGCTCAACCTGTATGCGATGGCGGTGATGGATCGCATCCTGAAAGAGAACGAGATCGAAATTGATATTCCTCACGGCGAAGCCTGGCTGCGCGATGACGAAGAGCGTCCGCTGATCCTGATTGCGGGCGGTACCGGCTTCTCCTACGTGCGCTCCATTCTGCTGACGGCGCTGGCGCGTAACCCGGACCGCGACATCACCATCTACTGGGGTGGCCGCGAGGCGAAGCATCTTTACGATCTGTCTGAGCTGGAAGCGCTGAGCGTGACCCATCCGAACCTGCGCGTTGAGCCGGTGGTTGAGCAGCCGGAAGAGGGATGGCGCGGTCGCAGCGGCACGGTGTTAACGGCGGTACTGCAGGATCACGGTACGCTGGTGAATCACGATATCTATATTGCCGGCCGGTTTGAGATGGCGAAAATTGCCCGGGACCTGTTCTGCAATGAACGTAACGCCCGTGAAGATCGCCTGTTCGGCGACGCATTTGCATTTATCTGA
- the ubiD gene encoding 4-hydroxy-3-polyprenylbenzoate decarboxylase, producing MKYNDLRDFLELLEKQGELKRITLPVDPYLEMTEIADRTLRAGGPALLFENPKGYTMPVLCNLFGTPKRVAMGMGQENVSALREVGKLLAFLKEPEPPKGFRDLFDKLPQFKQVLNMPTKRLRGAPCQQKILEGDAVDLTRIPIMQCWPEDAAPLITWGLTVTRGPHKERQNLGIYRQQLIGKNKLIMRWLSHRGGALDFQEWCAAHPGERFPVAVALGADPATILGAVTPVPDTLSEYAFAGLLRGTKTEVVKCVSNDLEVPASAEIVLEGYIEAGEMAPEGPYGDHTGYYNEIDSFPVFTVTHITQREDAIYHSTYTGRPPDEPAVLGVALNEVFVPILQKQFPEIVDFYLPPEGCSYRLAVVTIKKQYAGHAKRVMMGVWSFLRQFMYTKFVIVCDDDVNARDWNDVIWAITTRMDPARDTVLVENTPIDYLDFASPVSGLGSKMGLDATNKWPGETQREWGRPIKKDPEVTARIDAIWDELAIMNNGKDA from the coding sequence ATGAAATACAACGATCTACGCGACTTCCTGGAACTGCTGGAAAAGCAGGGCGAACTTAAACGCATCACCCTTCCTGTCGATCCTTATCTGGAGATGACAGAGATTGCCGACCGCACGCTTCGCGCCGGTGGGCCAGCGCTCCTGTTTGAAAACCCGAAAGGCTACACCATGCCGGTCCTGTGCAACCTGTTTGGCACACCCAAACGGGTGGCGATGGGAATGGGGCAGGAGAATGTCAGCGCGTTGCGTGAAGTGGGTAAGTTGCTGGCCTTTTTAAAAGAGCCAGAGCCGCCAAAAGGGTTTCGCGATCTCTTCGATAAGCTGCCGCAGTTTAAGCAAGTCCTGAATATGCCGACCAAACGTCTGCGCGGCGCCCCCTGCCAGCAGAAAATCCTGGAAGGCGATGCGGTCGATCTGACGCGTATCCCGATCATGCAGTGCTGGCCAGAAGACGCCGCCCCGCTGATCACCTGGGGTCTGACCGTAACCCGCGGTCCGCATAAAGAGCGCCAGAACCTCGGGATCTATCGTCAGCAGCTGATTGGTAAGAATAAATTGATTATGCGCTGGCTGTCGCATCGCGGCGGCGCGCTTGATTTCCAGGAGTGGTGCGCGGCCCATCCGGGCGAACGCTTCCCGGTCGCCGTGGCGCTGGGTGCCGATCCGGCCACCATTCTCGGTGCCGTTACGCCGGTGCCGGACACCCTGTCGGAATACGCCTTTGCCGGGCTGCTACGCGGCACTAAAACCGAAGTGGTGAAGTGCGTGTCGAACGATCTGGAAGTGCCTGCCAGCGCCGAAATCGTGCTCGAAGGCTACATCGAGGCGGGCGAGATGGCACCGGAAGGACCCTATGGCGACCACACCGGCTATTACAACGAAATTGACAGCTTCCCGGTGTTTACCGTGACGCACATTACCCAGCGTGAAGATGCCATTTACCACTCCACCTACACGGGCCGTCCGCCGGATGAACCCGCGGTGCTTGGCGTGGCGCTGAACGAAGTCTTCGTGCCGATCCTGCAAAAGCAGTTCCCGGAAATCGTTGATTTCTATCTGCCGCCGGAAGGTTGCTCCTATCGCCTGGCGGTGGTAACCATTAAGAAGCAGTATGCGGGTCACGCTAAACGGGTGATGATGGGCGTATGGTCTTTCCTGCGCCAGTTTATGTATACCAAGTTTGTGATCGTTTGCGATGATGACGTCAACGCCCGTGACTGGAATGACGTGATCTGGGCCATTACCACCCGTATGGATCCGGCACGCGATACCGTGTTAGTTGAAAACACGCCGATAGATTACCTGGATTTTGCCTCGCCGGTTTCCGGTCTTGGCTCAAAAATGGGACTGGATGCCACCAATAAATGGCCCGGCGAAACCCAACGTGAATGGGGTCGTCCGATCAAAAAGGATCCTGAGGTGACTGCGCGAATTGACGCGATCTGGGATGAACTGGCCATAATGAATAACGGTAAAGACGCCTGA
- the rfaH gene encoding transcription/translation regulatory transformer protein RfaH → MQAWYLLYCKRGQLQRAQEHLERQAVNCLTPVITLEKMVRGKRTTVSEPLFPNYLFVEFDPEVIHTTTINATRGVSHFVRFGAHPATVPSSVIHQLSVYKQPEGITDPDTPFSGDDVVITEGAFEGLVAIFAEPDGEARSMLLLNLLNKEVKQSVKNTSFRKV, encoded by the coding sequence ATGCAGGCCTGGTATTTACTGTATTGCAAGCGTGGGCAACTTCAGCGTGCTCAGGAACATCTGGAACGCCAGGCGGTGAACTGTCTGACGCCTGTGATCACGCTGGAAAAAATGGTTCGTGGTAAACGCACCACCGTCAGTGAGCCGCTGTTCCCTAACTACCTGTTTGTTGAATTCGACCCGGAAGTGATCCACACCACCACCATCAATGCGACGCGCGGTGTCAGCCACTTTGTGCGCTTCGGCGCGCATCCGGCCACGGTGCCCTCATCCGTGATCCACCAGCTCTCGGTCTACAAACAGCCTGAAGGCATTACCGATCCCGATACCCCCTTCTCCGGCGACGATGTGGTGATCACCGAAGGGGCCTTTGAAGGGCTGGTGGCCATTTTCGCGGAGCCGGACGGTGAAGCCCGCTCCATGCTGCTGCTGAACTTGCTGAATAAAGAAGTGAAGCAGAGCGTGAAAAATACCAGCTTCCGCAAAGTTTAA